One segment of Ficedula albicollis isolate OC2 chromosome 2, FicAlb1.5, whole genome shotgun sequence DNA contains the following:
- the TMEM71 gene encoding transmembrane protein 71 — translation MDFPGSTPFNGEHRHSLSRHNFPSCACAFLDDDPAYECSTHPLTGSLPTCRRSPRLLSNGYYVLTEDSFLSDGEGNITLTPSHTSVTYKENLVRVFRRRKKIRRSLDSLFNLSASSSWLSSTIPSRMDFSHVEDPWPDGCSKLETSHSDIGDLDFSSEYNNHVSQRQILASNGALLTKDDEFLHFEEPFCASKSCSSFMINANEENWNNTESRTVQNVVSQMVALIMCLIISLCTRYFLGGLSATLLLMILVFFLSQDAAVTSFFSLDTFFRTTKL, via the exons GTTCAACACCATTTAATGGAGAGCATAGACACAGCCTCTCAAGACATAATTTCCCAAG ttGTGCTTGTGCCTTTTTGGATGATGATCCTGCCTATGAGTGCTCCACACATCCTCTGACAGGCTCCCTTCCTACGTGCCGCCGCAGCCCTCGACTGCTTTCTAATGGTTATTATGTTTTGACAGAAGACAGTTTTCTGTCTGATGGAGAGGGCAACATAACACTGACACCATCCCACACAAGTGTTACATATAAAGAGAATTTAGTTCG TGTATTCAGGCGAAGGAAGAAAATCCGTCGCTCTCTTGACAGCTTGTTCAATCTCAGTGCCTCCAGCTCATGGCTCAGCTCCaccattcccagcaggatggaTTTCTCCCATGTAGAGGATCCTTGGCCTGATGGATGCAGCAAACTAGAAACCAGTCACAGTGATATTG GTGATTTAgacttttcttctgaatataATAACCATGTGTCACAAAGGCAAATTCTAGCATCAAATGGAGCACTTCTCACCAAAGATGATGAGTTTCTTCATTTTGAGGAACCATTTTGTGCTTCAAAATCCTGCTCTTCATTTATGATAAATGCAAATGAAGAGAACTGGAACAATACAG aatccAGGACAGTGCAAAATGTCGTTTCTCAGATGGTTGCACTGATCATGTGTTTAATCATTTCACTATGTacaag ATATTTTCTGGGAGGACTGTCTGCCACTTTGTTGCTGATGATTTTAGTTT TCTTTTTGTCCCAAGATGCTGCTGTGACATCTTTCTTCAGTCTCGATACATTTTTCAGAACAACTAAGCTTTG a